From a region of the Alkalidesulfovibrio alkalitolerans DSM 16529 genome:
- the kdsB gene encoding 3-deoxy-manno-octulosonate cytidylyltransferase: protein MAANALPPCHGIIPARFASTRFPGKPLIDILGKPMFWHVHARASRCPELASVTLATDDQRIAGKAREMNVPVVMTGAHHASGTDRVHEAASLLGIPEEAVVVNVQGDEPALDPAMISALVAPFADPGVQVATLAHAIGDERARSPDQVKVVCAANGDALYFSRAAVPFHRGEEARGFFGHIGLYAFRMKALARFTSLPPGRLERLECLEQLRLLENGIPIRVVCVDKGTRGVDRPEDVAAVAAMLAE from the coding sequence TTGGCCGCAAACGCACTCCCTCCCTGTCACGGGATCATACCGGCGCGCTTCGCCTCCACCAGGTTTCCGGGCAAGCCGCTGATCGATATTCTGGGCAAGCCCATGTTCTGGCATGTGCACGCCAGGGCATCGCGCTGTCCGGAGCTTGCGAGCGTGACTCTGGCCACGGACGACCAGCGCATCGCCGGCAAGGCGCGCGAGATGAATGTTCCGGTGGTCATGACCGGCGCGCACCATGCCAGCGGCACGGACCGCGTCCACGAGGCCGCGAGCCTGCTCGGGATTCCCGAGGAGGCCGTGGTGGTCAACGTTCAGGGTGACGAGCCTGCCCTGGACCCGGCCATGATCTCGGCCCTGGTGGCCCCGTTCGCCGATCCCGGCGTGCAGGTCGCCACCTTGGCGCACGCCATCGGCGACGAGCGGGCCAGAAGCCCCGATCAGGTCAAGGTGGTCTGCGCGGCCAACGGCGACGCCCTGTACTTTTCGCGCGCGGCCGTGCCCTTCCATCGGGGGGAGGAAGCGCGAGGCTTTTTCGGGCACATTGGCCTGTACGCATTTCGCATGAAGGCGCTTGCGCGCTTCACGAGCCTGCCCCCGGGGCGGCTCGAACGGCTGGAGTGCCTTGAACAACTGAGGCTTTTGGAAAACGGCATTCCCATCCGCGTAGTTTGCGTGGACAAGGGAACACGGGGCGTGGACCGCCCCGAGGATGTCGCGGCCGTGGCCGCGATGCTTGCGGAGTGA
- a CDS encoding 3-deoxy-D-manno-octulosonic acid transferase: MKIALRAYDALWRLLPPLLKRNPRLREGFDQRMLQTPLPRAELWLHAASAGESYLAESIAQALIPVVPQGARLRILTTTNTRQGHDILSRAGERLAGSNAPVALFAAYCPFDRPSLMRAAMTGVNPAVVALLETELWPGLMASAREHGATLVVANARMSPRTLARSLPLAGLLRPFGPHEVLAISKRDANRYAALFPNATVTVTPNIKFDQLRLDTPPNPPQALSALLPGDAEFVVFGSVREPEETAVTMAMAALIRARPDAVIGLFPRHMERLRAWQERLQAAGLRFYAKTALDGPATPGSIILWDAFGELRDAYSLARAAFLGGSLAPLGGQNFLEPLAAGTPAVIGPHWKNFAWVGREIVDAGLVREVRDASELAPALADICAAPQERKDVRSALAEYVRPRQGGAQATAARLATLLAERGAFA, from the coding sequence GTGAAAATCGCCCTTCGCGCATACGACGCCCTGTGGCGGCTCCTGCCGCCGCTTTTGAAGCGCAACCCACGGCTGCGCGAGGGCTTTGACCAACGCATGCTGCAAACGCCCCTGCCGCGCGCCGAGTTGTGGCTGCACGCGGCTTCAGCGGGCGAATCCTACCTCGCCGAGAGTATCGCCCAGGCCCTCATCCCCGTCGTTCCACAAGGCGCGCGCTTGCGCATCCTCACGACCACCAACACCCGCCAGGGCCACGACATTCTGAGCCGCGCCGGGGAACGGCTGGCCGGATCAAACGCGCCGGTCGCGCTTTTCGCGGCCTACTGCCCCTTCGACCGGCCTTCGCTCATGCGTGCGGCCATGACGGGCGTGAATCCTGCCGTGGTGGCGCTTCTGGAGACCGAGCTTTGGCCCGGCCTCATGGCCTCGGCCAGGGAACACGGCGCAACGCTTGTGGTGGCCAACGCCCGCATGTCGCCGCGCACCCTGGCCCGAAGCCTGCCCCTGGCAGGCCTTTTGCGCCCCTTCGGCCCACACGAGGTGCTGGCCATCTCGAAGCGCGACGCGAACCGCTACGCCGCGCTCTTTCCTAACGCGACCGTTACCGTCACCCCCAACATCAAGTTCGATCAGTTGCGCCTCGATACGCCGCCCAATCCTCCGCAAGCCCTGTCGGCGCTTCTGCCCGGGGATGCCGAGTTCGTGGTCTTCGGTTCGGTGCGCGAGCCCGAGGAAACGGCCGTGACGATGGCCATGGCCGCCCTTATTCGCGCACGTCCCGACGCCGTGATCGGCCTTTTCCCGCGCCACATGGAGCGCCTGCGCGCCTGGCAGGAGCGGCTTCAGGCGGCCGGACTCCGATTTTACGCCAAGACCGCGCTCGACGGCCCGGCCACGCCCGGCTCGATCATCCTCTGGGACGCCTTCGGCGAGCTTCGCGACGCCTACTCCCTGGCGCGGGCGGCCTTTCTTGGCGGCAGCCTCGCCCCGCTCGGCGGACAAAACTTTCTCGAACCGCTGGCCGCGGGAACGCCCGCCGTCATCGGGCCGCACTGGAAGAACTTCGCCTGGGTCGGCCGCGAAATCGTGGACGCGGGGCTCGTACGCGAGGTGCGCGATGCCTCGGAGCTCGCACCCGCTCTTGCCGACATTTGCGCCGCGCCGCAGGAGCGCAAAGACGTGCGCTCGGCCCTGGCCGAATATGTCAGACCGCGCCAAGGAGGTGCCCAGGCGACCGCCGCGCGTCTGGCGACACTCCTTGCGGAGCGCGGCGCTTTCGCGTAA
- a CDS encoding D-alanine--D-alanine ligase family protein — MRILLIAGGWSGERAVSLSGAAQIERALTGLGHTVTPFDPLPGFDGLITAARDHDFAFLNLHGAPGEDGLIQAMLDAADVPYQGSGPEASFLALHKAAAKQIFRLRGIPTPEWTFLPVPPGPDWECDLRFPLFVKPNDGGSSLDMRRAATHEELREALSPIFASGKQPLVEEAAPGFEMTCAVLGDEALPTILIRPKLCCDFFDYRSKYEQDGAEEICPAPVDDALSARVRELALRAHVALGCEGYSRSDFIVTDDGPVLLEVNTLPGMTPTSLVPRSAAAAGISFQDLAARLIDLGLARCARRRACAPEPLAWDEA; from the coding sequence ATGCGTATCCTTTTGATAGCGGGCGGCTGGTCGGGTGAACGCGCTGTCTCCCTCTCGGGAGCGGCCCAGATCGAGCGGGCCCTGACGGGGCTTGGCCACACGGTCACGCCGTTCGACCCCCTGCCCGGATTCGACGGCCTGATCACGGCCGCGCGCGACCACGACTTCGCGTTCTTGAACCTGCACGGCGCGCCAGGCGAGGACGGCCTGATTCAGGCCATGCTCGACGCGGCCGACGTTCCTTACCAGGGTTCGGGTCCCGAAGCATCGTTCCTGGCCCTTCACAAGGCGGCGGCCAAGCAGATATTCCGACTTCGCGGCATCCCCACGCCCGAGTGGACCTTTCTGCCCGTGCCGCCCGGCCCCGACTGGGAATGCGACCTGCGTTTCCCGCTCTTCGTCAAGCCCAACGACGGCGGGTCGAGCCTGGACATGCGCCGCGCGGCCACGCACGAGGAACTACGCGAAGCCCTCTCACCCATCTTCGCCTCGGGCAAGCAGCCCCTGGTGGAAGAGGCCGCGCCAGGCTTCGAGATGACCTGCGCCGTGCTCGGGGACGAAGCCCTGCCCACGATCCTCATCCGTCCCAAGCTGTGCTGCGACTTCTTCGACTACCGCAGCAAGTACGAGCAGGATGGCGCGGAGGAAATCTGCCCCGCGCCTGTGGACGACGCTCTCTCCGCGCGGGTGCGCGAACTTGCGCTGCGCGCGCACGTCGCCTTGGGATGCGAAGGCTACTCGCGCAGCGACTTCATTGTCACGGACGACGGCCCAGTGCTGCTCGAAGTCAACACCCTGCCCGGCATGACCCCCACGAGCCTTGTGCCCCGGTCGGCGGCCGCCGCAGGAATAAGCTTTCAGGACCTCGCGGCGCGGCTCATCGACCTTGGACTTGCGCGCTGTGCGCGTCGCCGAGCCTGCGCGCCGGAACCGCTCGCCTGGGACGAGGCGTGA
- a CDS encoding metal-dependent phosphohydrolase, with the protein MTRYESDDSPLFHRPGLFQSSLRPEWLVPTDEQCLAWWDRYDMPEHIRAHSLVVARVAGQLAELAHAAGLDVCVQSVRASALLHDLAKHYCILHGGSHSLIGGAWAMELTGNPVLAMGVTHHVYWPFEINVSRYFMPLAVLYGDKRAKHENLVSLRERFEDLLVRYGHTPEIQEKIRWTVEQALLIEERMSTLLGEDLDAYPFDSGRLVG; encoded by the coding sequence ATGACCCGATACGAAAGCGACGACTCGCCCCTCTTCCACCGCCCCGGCCTGTTCCAAAGCAGCCTCCGGCCCGAATGGCTCGTGCCCACGGACGAGCAATGTCTGGCTTGGTGGGACCGCTACGACATGCCCGAACACATCCGGGCGCACAGCCTCGTAGTGGCCCGCGTGGCCGGGCAGTTGGCAGAGCTCGCCCATGCCGCCGGACTCGACGTCTGTGTGCAGAGCGTGCGCGCCTCGGCCCTGCTGCACGACTTGGCCAAGCACTACTGCATCCTTCACGGCGGTTCGCATTCCCTGATCGGCGGGGCCTGGGCCATGGAATTGACCGGCAATCCGGTCCTGGCCATGGGCGTCACCCATCATGTCTACTGGCCCTTCGAGATCAACGTGAGCCGATATTTCATGCCCCTGGCGGTGCTCTACGGCGACAAGCGGGCCAAGCACGAAAACCTCGTCTCGCTACGCGAGCGGTTCGAGGACCTGCTCGTGCGCTACGGACACACCCCCGAAATCCAAGAAAAAATCCGCTGGACCGTGGAACAGGCGCTGCTCATCGAAGAGCGCATGTCCACTCTCCTCGGCGAGGACCTCGATGCGTATCCTTTTGATAGCGGGCGGCTGGTCGGGTGA
- the hypD gene encoding hydrogenase formation protein HypD: MDLFAGFRDPAIARALLEKIRGETRGVRFMEVCGTHTVAIFQSGLHSLLPENIVHLTGPGCPVCVTHDAEVAAYLEAAAKDKVIIATFGDLMKVPGPGGASLKSAQADGARVKVVYSPSDALALARDNPDDTVVFIGVGFETTAPGMAATVKMARAEGLSNFKVLSFHKLVPPALEALLSDPGMEIEAFILPGHVSAVIGAGAYRPLAEKFKVPAVVAGFEPLDILQGLIILIEMLREGRHGVVNQYTRVVTEDGNAKARALVAEVFETSDALWRGIGTIPGSGLTFAKEYADFDALAALGIELKETPPIKGCMCGDVLKGKLAPNKCPLFKKACTPARPVGPCMVSSEGSCAAYFKYNLES, encoded by the coding sequence GTGGATCTATTCGCCGGATTCCGCGACCCCGCCATCGCACGCGCACTGCTCGAAAAGATCAGGGGCGAAACGCGCGGGGTCCGTTTCATGGAGGTGTGCGGCACGCACACCGTGGCCATTTTCCAAAGCGGCCTGCATTCGCTGCTCCCGGAAAACATCGTTCACCTCACTGGCCCGGGCTGCCCTGTGTGCGTCACGCACGACGCCGAAGTGGCCGCATACCTCGAAGCGGCCGCCAAGGACAAGGTCATCATCGCCACCTTCGGCGACCTGATGAAGGTGCCCGGCCCCGGCGGAGCGAGCCTCAAGTCCGCCCAGGCCGACGGCGCGCGCGTGAAGGTCGTCTATTCGCCGTCCGACGCCCTGGCGTTGGCGCGCGACAATCCGGACGACACGGTGGTCTTCATCGGCGTGGGCTTCGAGACCACGGCCCCAGGCATGGCCGCCACGGTGAAGATGGCCAGGGCCGAGGGGCTCTCGAACTTCAAGGTGCTCTCCTTTCACAAGCTCGTGCCCCCTGCGCTGGAAGCGCTGCTCTCCGACCCCGGCATGGAAATCGAGGCCTTCATCCTGCCCGGCCACGTCTCGGCGGTCATCGGCGCGGGCGCTTACCGTCCCTTGGCCGAGAAATTCAAGGTTCCCGCCGTGGTGGCGGGCTTCGAACCCCTGGATATCCTGCAGGGGCTCATAATCCTTATCGAGATGCTGCGCGAGGGACGCCACGGCGTGGTCAACCAATACACCCGCGTAGTCACGGAAGATGGCAACGCCAAGGCTCGCGCCCTGGTGGCCGAGGTCTTCGAGACCTCGGACGCGCTGTGGCGGGGCATAGGGACGATTCCCGGCAGCGGGCTGACCTTTGCCAAAGAATATGCCGACTTCGATGCCCTTGCCGCCCTGGGCATCGAATTGAAGGAAACCCCGCCCATCAAGGGCTGCATGTGCGGCGATGTGCTCAAGGGCAAGTTGGCCCCGAACAAGTGTCCGCTGTTTAAAAAGGCCTGCACCCCGGCCAGACCCGTGGGGCCGTGCATGGTCTCCAGCGAGGGCTCCTGCGCCGCCTACTTCAAGTACAATCTGGAGTCCTGA
- the hypE gene encoding hydrogenase expression/formation protein HypE — translation MSDKVLLDYGSGGRASQRLVSELFLAAFDNEELSRLNDAAVLDLSGPVAVSTDSFTVDPIFFPGGDIGSLAVHGTVNDVAMLGATPRYLTCGFIIEEGLPMEDLRRIVASMAKAAREAGVLVVTGDTKVVPKGACDRIFINTTGIGEIIVQPTPSAERAAPGDAVLVSGNMGDHGLAILSKRQGLSFEAPVESDSAALNHLIVSLVQSLPQVHVLRDPTRGGLATTLNEIAASSGTGILVRESVLPITDAVRSGCSFLGLDPLYLANEGKFICILPQELAEKALRIMRADPLGRDACQIGVVTEENPKKVILETPIGGKRLLGMLEGEQLPRIC, via the coding sequence ATGTCCGACAAGGTGCTTCTCGATTACGGCAGCGGAGGCCGGGCTTCGCAGCGTCTGGTCTCCGAGCTTTTTCTCGCGGCCTTCGACAACGAGGAGTTGTCACGTCTGAACGACGCGGCGGTGCTCGATCTCTCCGGCCCCGTGGCCGTCTCCACGGACAGCTTCACTGTAGATCCGATCTTCTTTCCCGGCGGTGACATCGGTTCACTGGCCGTGCACGGCACGGTCAACGACGTGGCCATGCTCGGGGCCACGCCGCGTTACCTGACCTGCGGCTTCATCATCGAGGAAGGGCTGCCCATGGAGGATCTGCGGCGCATCGTGGCCTCCATGGCCAAGGCCGCGCGCGAGGCCGGGGTGCTCGTGGTCACCGGCGACACCAAGGTCGTGCCCAAGGGGGCCTGCGACAGGATCTTCATCAACACCACGGGCATCGGCGAGATCATCGTCCAGCCCACGCCCAGCGCCGAGCGCGCTGCGCCCGGAGATGCCGTGCTGGTCTCGGGCAACATGGGCGACCATGGCTTGGCCATCCTTTCCAAGCGCCAGGGGCTGTCCTTCGAGGCTCCGGTGGAGAGCGACTCCGCGGCGCTCAACCACCTCATCGTCTCGCTGGTGCAGAGCCTGCCGCAGGTGCACGTGCTGCGCGATCCAACGCGCGGGGGCCTTGCAACCACGCTGAACGAGATCGCGGCTTCCTCGGGCACGGGCATTCTGGTGCGCGAGAGTGTTTTGCCCATCACCGACGCGGTGCGCTCGGGCTGTTCCTTCTTGGGGCTCGACCCGCTTTATCTGGCCAACGAAGGCAAGTTCATCTGCATCCTGCCACAGGAGTTGGCCGAGAAGGCGCTTCGGATCATGCGCGCCGATCCCCTTGGCCGCGACGCCTGCCAGATCGGCGTGGTCACAGAGGAGAATCCGAAAAAGGTCATCCTCGAAACACCCATCGGCGGCAAGCGCCTCTTGGGCATGCTCGAAGGCGAGCAATTGCCGCGCATTTGCTGA
- a CDS encoding chemotaxis protein, whose amino-acid sequence MSQTNILLESGTNELEIVEFSIDEPDEIKSARGYYEGYYGVNVAKVLEIIRLPKITVLPNVTHPSILGTFNLRSHVIPLVDLSMWLGKRRVERESPKVIVTEFNRVTTAFLVSGVNRIHRMSWEKVEPPSGYVAAFSSNSITGVVKIEDRIIFMLDLEKIVTELNPKLGMKLDETVDYGSGRRWRALVADDSALVREMLRDLLEKANFDVEVTDNGQECFDRLQAIKAKAEAESRPIEDYLQVVISDIEMPSMDGHHLTKRIKEDSVLRRLPVVLFSSLITDKLRHKGEAVGADDQISKPEISQLALRAQRLIQERLGSKAAS is encoded by the coding sequence ATGAGTCAGACCAACATCCTGCTCGAGTCGGGCACCAACGAACTCGAAATCGTCGAGTTCTCCATCGACGAACCCGACGAGATCAAGAGCGCCAGGGGCTACTATGAGGGCTACTACGGCGTGAACGTGGCCAAGGTGCTGGAAATCATCCGGCTGCCAAAGATCACTGTCCTGCCCAACGTCACGCACCCCTCGATCCTGGGCACCTTCAATCTTCGCTCCCACGTCATCCCGCTGGTCGATCTCTCCATGTGGCTGGGCAAGCGGCGAGTCGAGCGCGAGTCGCCCAAGGTCATCGTCACCGAGTTCAATCGCGTGACCACGGCTTTCCTGGTCTCGGGCGTAAACCGCATTCACCGCATGTCCTGGGAGAAAGTGGAGCCGCCCAGCGGTTACGTCGCTGCCTTCTCTTCCAACTCCATCACAGGTGTGGTCAAGATCGAGGATCGGATCATTTTCATGCTCGACCTCGAAAAGATCGTCACCGAACTGAATCCAAAACTCGGCATGAAGCTCGACGAGACCGTGGACTACGGCTCCGGACGCAGATGGCGCGCGCTCGTGGCCGACGATTCGGCGCTGGTCCGCGAGATGCTGCGCGACCTGCTGGAAAAGGCGAATTTCGACGTGGAAGTCACCGATAACGGCCAGGAGTGCTTTGATCGGCTACAGGCCATAAAGGCCAAGGCCGAGGCCGAGTCGCGTCCCATCGAGGACTATTTGCAGGTTGTCATCTCGGACATCGAGATGCCTTCCATGGACGGCCACCACCTCACCAAACGCATCAAGGAAGACTCCGTCCTGCGTAGGCTGCCGGTAGTCCTCTTCTCGTCCTTGATCACCGACAAGCTGCGTCACAAGGGCGAGGCCGTGGGCGCGGACGACCAGATATCCAAACCCGAGATCAGCCAGCTCGCCTTGCGCGCCCAGCGCCTGATCCAGGAACGCCTCGGCTCGAAAGCCGCTTCGTAA
- the ispH gene encoding 4-hydroxy-3-methylbut-2-enyl diphosphate reductase has protein sequence MNVLRAETAGFCMGVDLALRKLDTLIEENTGAPVLTFGPIIHNPQVLAEYDLLGVRVADLPRDIPQGSRVVIRAHGIPRDLEMELDARQAEIHDATCPRVKKAQILIKRMASEDRIVLLYGEAEHPEVKGLVSYASAGAFVFDSPEELAEFPFKPGEKYCLAAQTTQDKVMFQDMAQKLLSKTDIDAVILETICDATRDRQKEALAMAREVEFMIVVGGRDSGNTRRLAKVVADEGVPCVHVETASELPLERLRGLSSVGLTAGASTPKKLIDEVQKVLENL, from the coding sequence ATGAACGTTCTCAGGGCCGAGACGGCCGGCTTTTGCATGGGCGTCGATCTCGCACTGCGAAAGCTCGACACCTTGATCGAGGAAAACACGGGAGCCCCGGTGCTCACCTTTGGTCCCATCATCCACAATCCGCAGGTTCTGGCGGAGTACGACCTCTTGGGCGTGCGCGTGGCCGATCTGCCCCGCGACATCCCGCAGGGCTCGCGCGTGGTCATCCGCGCCCATGGCATTCCCCGCGACCTGGAAATGGAGCTCGACGCTCGCCAGGCCGAAATTCACGACGCCACATGCCCGAGGGTCAAGAAGGCCCAGATCCTCATCAAGCGCATGGCCTCGGAAGACCGCATCGTGCTCCTCTACGGCGAGGCCGAGCACCCCGAGGTCAAGGGGCTCGTGAGCTATGCCTCGGCCGGGGCATTCGTCTTCGACTCTCCCGAGGAATTGGCGGAATTTCCCTTCAAGCCCGGCGAGAAATACTGTCTGGCGGCCCAGACCACGCAGGACAAGGTCATGTTTCAGGACATGGCTCAAAAACTCCTTTCGAAGACCGACATCGACGCGGTCATTCTTGAAACTATCTGCGACGCCACGCGCGACCGCCAGAAAGAAGCTCTGGCCATGGCCCGGGAGGTCGAATTCATGATCGTCGTGGGTGGCCGCGATTCGGGCAACACACGCCGCCTGGCCAAGGTGGTGGCCGACGAGGGCGTGCCCTGCGTGCATGTGGAAACGGCCTCGGAGTTGCCTCTCGAACGCCTGCGAGGCCTTTCGAGCGTAGGGCTCACGGCCGGGGCGTCCACGCCCAAAAAGCTCATCGACGAAGTCCAGAAGGTTTTGGAAAACCTATAA
- a CDS encoding tRNA dihydrouridine synthase, with amino-acid sequence MTHAPLPLSPDRPWLAPLAGYSDLPFRLLCRAHGAACCETEMVSGKGMLFSSHGTGRLLDTCPADQPLVVQLFGADPEVMAKAAEMVLARGFQFLDLNAGCPVPKVVKAGSGAALMREPARLAELALALVSRAGEGRVGVKLRLGWTHDEQTFIEAAKRLADTGVAWLTLHPRSAAQGYSGSAHWKALAELKSATSLPVIASGDLFSAQDAARCLRETGVDAVMFARGALRHPGIFEDLREILSGRSPEPLTGRRIAGFVREHAALIAEYGQPRKDLLKLRTVIPRFVHGLPGSKEIRKRMILCHDWAMVHELADMLETIDDACVEPGDNDLVAPMGEAS; translated from the coding sequence ATGACCCACGCGCCGCTCCCCCTCTCCCCGGACCGTCCCTGGCTGGCCCCGCTGGCCGGCTATTCCGACCTGCCCTTCCGTTTGCTGTGTCGCGCCCACGGCGCGGCCTGCTGCGAGACGGAAATGGTCAGCGGCAAGGGCATGCTCTTTTCGTCCCATGGCACGGGCCGCCTGCTGGACACCTGCCCGGCCGACCAGCCGCTCGTGGTCCAGCTTTTCGGGGCAGACCCCGAGGTCATGGCAAAAGCCGCGGAAATGGTTCTCGCGCGAGGGTTCCAATTCCTCGACTTGAACGCTGGTTGCCCAGTGCCCAAGGTCGTGAAAGCAGGCAGCGGCGCGGCCTTGATGCGCGAACCCGCGCGTCTGGCAGAACTCGCCCTAGCCCTTGTCTCTCGGGCCGGAGAAGGCCGGGTGGGGGTCAAGCTGCGCCTGGGCTGGACGCACGATGAACAGACCTTCATCGAGGCCGCCAAGCGCCTCGCCGACACGGGCGTTGCCTGGCTTACGCTGCACCCGCGCAGCGCGGCCCAGGGGTATTCCGGCTCGGCCCACTGGAAGGCCCTGGCCGAGCTCAAGTCCGCGACGAGCCTGCCGGTGATCGCCAGCGGCGACCTCTTCTCGGCCCAGGATGCGGCCCGTTGTCTGCGCGAGACCGGCGTGGATGCGGTCATGTTCGCGCGCGGCGCGCTACGCCACCCAGGCATCTTCGAGGATCTGCGCGAGATTCTGTCAGGCCGCTCCCCCGAACCGCTCACCGGGCGGCGCATCGCAGGGTTTGTGCGCGAGCACGCCGCGCTCATCGCCGAATACGGTCAACCGCGCAAGGACCTGCTCAAACTGCGCACTGTCATTCCGCGTTTCGTCCATGGCCTGCCGGGGTCCAAGGAGATACGCAAGCGCATGATCTTGTGCCACGACTGGGCCATGGTCCACGAACTCGCCGACATGCTGGAAACCATCGACGACGCCTGCGTCGAGCCCGGCGACAACGACCTCGTTGCGCCCATGGGCGAGGCATCGTAA
- a CDS encoding tetratricopeptide repeat protein — translation MCACKAIGEIVKSGMDAFNDGNHTEALERLNEALAEAARVGSPIHQAKIRSNMALVQRMQGDVRSARRNYELALENVAMRLGADNPLYQRIRHNLDSLLAAA, via the coding sequence ATGTGCGCTTGCAAGGCCATCGGCGAAATCGTGAAAAGCGGCATGGACGCCTTCAACGACGGCAACCACACGGAAGCCCTGGAACGCTTGAACGAGGCTTTGGCCGAAGCCGCGCGCGTCGGCTCGCCCATCCATCAGGCCAAGATCCGCAGCAATATGGCCCTGGTGCAGCGGATGCAAGGCGATGTGCGCAGTGCGCGGCGCAACTACGAATTGGCCCTTGAAAACGTCGCGATGCGCCTCGGCGCGGACAATCCGCTCTACCAACGCATCCGGCACAACCTCGACTCCCTCCTCGCGGCCGCCTGA
- a CDS encoding DUF2325 domain-containing protein, which produces MCAAMIGGMTRLRKDYERLASERGLKLKWFEGSERDICDKIGCPCAIIVCTNKVSHTAKRQAEKTARSRNIPCILMHACGTAALRDCLNRLQS; this is translated from the coding sequence ATGTGCGCAGCCATGATCGGCGGAATGACTCGACTCAGAAAGGACTATGAGAGGCTGGCCTCGGAGAGGGGGCTGAAGCTCAAATGGTTCGAGGGTTCGGAGCGCGACATCTGCGACAAGATCGGGTGCCCGTGCGCGATCATCGTGTGTACCAACAAGGTCTCGCACACGGCTAAACGTCAGGCCGAAAAGACGGCCCGCTCGCGCAACATCCCCTGCATCCTGATGCACGCCTGCGGAACGGCCGCCCTCAGGGATTGCCTGAACCGCCTCCAGTCCTGA